TACTTCGCTGTGAGAACTTCCACCTTCAAACTAGCTTCCAATCATTATAATGATTTCCACATGAGATGAGAACACCAAATTAACATATTCATCTGTTTGATGAGTCTGATATATGTCATTGTCAGAGATAAAAAGTTCAGTGAAGGATGCGAGCAGCAATGACCCAACTTCATAAGTGTGACATAGAATTGCAGTGTTACTGGTTGACGGGAGTTGCAGAGAAGGATCAAACAACCACTGCATCAAAGAGATCAACAGCGACTTTTAGTCTGTAATAACACAATCAATGGCTCTATCGCATACTTGGTCTTCATAGTCACACTTGGTCAATTGTCGTGGAAAATAATTCACCATCAAGAATGGTACAGTGCAAATTGGAGACGGTATAAGGACAAGGGGAAGGCTGAAATTGTGACTTGTGAAAAAGAACAAGGTTAATTataaccacccccccccccacccaaaaaaaaaaaggttgctaCTGAGTCAACAGCCTCTATGGCTCCAAATACTCAGAAGTCTGTTATGACAAAATGCGATAACATGGTGGCATTTGATCAATTTACCATAATAATGGGATTCACCTTCATCGGTGATACGGTGCAAATTGGAGATGGATGGACAAGGGGAGGGCTGAAGATGACCTGGGTTGTAGTAGTGAGACTTGAGAGACATGATTGCTTTGGACTCAACTGGCATTATTTATAGCTCTAAATAGAATCAAGCAGTAGGGATAAAGGCTTACTTGAGTGAAGAGTAGATTAGGTTTCATGAATTTCACTAGGCTTTGATTTCTCTTTGTCCTCTGTTTCATTCTGGAAAACCACTGGCTCTTTCTTACTTGGGATGATCGTCGTTTCTTCAGTGGTATTCATCAGAATTGTAGATTTTTCCTGCTTATAAAAACAAGCTACCACTGTCAGTCACGGGTGCTATTTATTTTGTCAATTTGCAATTAAAGCATGAAGAATTCTTATTCATGCCATCATTACTGCAATCAATCTCTGTTTTACAGAACTCTTGCATTGTTGTAAAATTATCTACCTCAATGAATCACAACAGACATGTTCTACATTAACTTAAATGGCATTTTTGTAAAACAGACTGACCTGAGGTTCTTCACCATTGAGAGATGGTTTCTCCATCAAGAACAGCGTCTGAGATTCTTCATGAACTCCTTGGGGTGGCTTAACAATTGGTTCCTGCATCAAGGGCAGTAgtatctctttcttctcatcAACAGGGATCTCTGGATCAGAAATGTGCAGAGGAACTTGATCCATGGAAGGATAAGGTGATGAGAATGTGTCTGTTGGAGCTTTTTCAACAGCCGCTGATTCTGGCAATGAGTGGGAGGAGACTTGCTCAACAACCATTGGTTCTGGCACTAAATGTAGTGCAGCTAGATCATCACTGCCCCCTGAAAGTCCAGCTTCTGTAGTTTCAGCCTCACTGCTCTGGATAATTCTGTCTGCTCTCGATTCATTTTCATCACCACCATGATGGGAGGAGGCACCATAAGGTCCTTCATTGCCAGAACTCACCTCCCCTTCCAAAGGGTAAGTTAAAGCTTCATGTGACAAAGCATCTGAATCATTACGGGCCACAGAGTATTCTCCCTCTAATTCGGGCAATAAGTGGGAGGAGGCTTGCTCAACAACCATTGGTTCTGGCACTAAATTTAGTGCAGCTGGATCTTCACTGCCCCCTGAAAATCCAGCTTCTGTAGTTTCAACCTCACTGCTCTGGATAAATCTGTTTGCTCTCGATTCATTTTCATCACCACCAGGATGGGAGGAGGCACCATAGGGTCCTTCATTGCTAGAACTCACCTCCCCTTGGAAAGGGTAAGTTAAAGCTTCATGTGATAAAGCATCTGAATTATTACTGGCCACAGAGTCACTTCCCTCTAATTCGGCCAATGAGTGGGAGGAGACTTGTTCAACAACCATTGGTTTTGACACTAAATTTAGTGCAGCTGGATCTTCAATGCCCCCTGAAAGTCCAGCTTTTGTAGTTTCAACCTCACTGCTCTGGATAATTCTACTTGCTCTTGAATCATTTTCATCACCATCAGGATGGGAGGAGGCACCGTGCGGGCCTTCATTGCCAGAACTCACCTCCTCTTTGAAAGGGTAAGTTAAAGCTTCAAGTGATAAAGCATCTGAATCATTACAGGCCACAGAGTCTCCTCTATCTAATTCGGGCAATGAGTGGGAGGAGACTTGCTCAGCAATAATTGGTTCCAACACTAAATTTAGTGCAGCTGAATCTTCACTGCTTCCTGATAGTCCAACTTTTGTAGTTTCAACCTCACTGGTCTGGATAATTCTGCTTGCTCTCAATTCATTTTCATCACCACCAGGATGGGAGGAGGCACCGTAAGGTCCTTCATTGCCAGAACTCACCTCCCCTTCGAAAGGGTAAGTTAAAGCTTCATGTGATAAAGCATCTGAATCATTACAGGCCACAGAGTCTCCTCCCTCTAATTCTGGCAATGAGTGGGAGGAGACTTGCTCAACAACCATTGGTTCTGACACTAAATTTAGTGCAGCTGGATCTTCACTGCCCCCTGAAAGTCCAGCTTTTGTAGTTTCAACCTCACTGATCTGGATAATTATGTTTGCTCTCGATTCGTTTTCATCACCACCAGGATGGGAGGAGGCACCATACGGTCCTTCATTGCTAGAACTCACCTCCGCTTTGAAAGGGTGATTTGAAGCTTCATGTGATAAAGCATCTGAATCATTACAGGCCACATAGTCTACTTCCTCTTTCTTATTGAGAAGCACATTTGGATCAGGTGTAGCTGATGGAATTTGATCCATCGGTGGAGGAGAAGATGATGAACTTGTATTGATCGAGACATGCTCAACAGCCACAGAATCCCAAGATGAGTTGGATGAAACTTGCTCAACAACTGCTGTTTCCAGCATCACATGCAGTGCAGCTTCATTATCAATGTCCCCTGACTG
The DNA window shown above is from Macadamia integrifolia cultivar HAES 741 unplaced genomic scaffold, SCU_Mint_v3 scaffold_187A, whole genome shotgun sequence and carries:
- the LOC122071069 gene encoding uncharacterized protein LOC122071069 isoform X2; translated protein: MGFNEIRGRVILSIRCFCRWVGTCSLILGLVVFFFLLYRYIPSVFSFLLSFLLSSSPIVVCTAVLLRALFSFGHPNVHKDKKKEKEEDDNSAETPPSLGVRRRHITDKTKSSGFRSHHAETSVDGIPQDWESGPSQPSHASLDGSYAVSECSMASNDGSFEMEDETERLEDGIQPLEWTEDDEKNLMDLGTSELERNRRLENLIARRRATKLLRLAAEKDLIDFDNNEFFQIPAITTKRNDPPLDISYNPIDASELPPIPCSAPPVLSSTRNPFDIPYDPHEEKPNLMEDSFQEEFMLVSQKDVQFCRHESFSLGPSSIGEPKKDIRDSKLTPFVVTEQITSESVLGGGYPSFTEGMNHERSDSVVSSAPEAKPLSFSVADLGDQEKFIEQDLSEGGKMISHTCFVPESVEQESQASNEVVNSNFESIEQEENREVRIIEIPRVEKEITHEMDSESTTSDSGEVYMKPEVPRKYEGLSSSPLKEEDDGAGSEKTFDNNKDAGLENPSCHVPEGTDYNQTEEPYYDSSPSAIDKKTSKENLFYVDKGVILTTACSIASDLQVEVSQAGSPPAPLDRTFSQTDEYFLVHSEGSIKEELSSGSELPYDASSYPSDEGNESRSNQITRCSELETRRSGQSGDIDNEAALHVMLETAVVEQVSSNSSWDSVAVEHVSINTSSSSSPPPMDQIPSATPDPNVLLNKKEEVDYVACNDSDALSHEASNHPFKAEVSSSNEGPYGASSHPGGDENESRANIIIQISEVETTKAGLSGGSEDPAALNLVSEPMVVEQVSSHSLPELEGGDSVACNDSDALSHEALTYPFEGEVSSGNEGPYGASSHPGGDENELRASRIIQTSEVETTKVGLSGSSEDSAALNLVLEPIIAEQVSSHSLPELDRGDSVACNDSDALSLEALTYPFKEEVSSGNEGPHGASSHPDGDENDSRASRIIQSSEVETTKAGLSGGIEDPAALNLVSKPMVVEQVSSHSLAELEGSDSVASNNSDALSHEALTYPFQGEVSSSNEGPYGASSHPGGDENESRANRFIQSSEVETTEAGFSGGSEDPAALNLVPEPMVVEQASSHLLPELEGEYSVARNDSDALSHEALTYPLEGEVSSGNEGPYGASSHHGGDENESRADRIIQSSEAETTEAGLSGGSDDLAALHLVPEPMVVEQVSSHSLPESAAVEKAPTDTFSSPYPSMDQVPLHISDPEIPVDEKKEILLPLMQEPIVKPPQGVHEESQTLFLMEKPSLNGEEPQEKSTILMNTTEETTIIPSKKEPVVFQNETEDKEKSKPSEIHET
- the LOC122071069 gene encoding uncharacterized protein LOC122071069 isoform X1, whose amino-acid sequence is MIESFSCLNKSELPNRGRVILSIRCFCRWVGTCSLILGLVVFFFLLYRYIPSVFSFLLSFLLSSSPIVVCTAVLLRALFSFGHPNVHKDKKKEKEEDDNSAETPPSLGVRRRHITDKTKSSGFRSHHAETSVDGIPQDWESGPSQPSHASLDGSYAVSECSMASNDGSFEMEDETERLEDGIQPLEWTEDDEKNLMDLGTSELERNRRLENLIARRRATKLLRLAAEKDLIDFDNNEFFQIPAITTKRNDPPLDISYNPIDASELPPIPCSAPPVLSSTRNPFDIPYDPHEEKPNLMEDSFQEEFMLVSQKDVQFCRHESFSLGPSSIGEPKKDIRDSKLTPFVVTEQITSESVLGGGYPSFTEGMNHERSDSVVSSAPEAKPLSFSVADLGDQEKFIEQDLSEGGKMISHTCFVPESVEQESQASNEVVNSNFESIEQEENREVRIIEIPRVEKEITHEMDSESTTSDSGEVYMKPEVPRKYEGLSSSPLKEEDDGAGSEKTFDNNKDAGLENPSCHVPEGTDYNQTEEPYYDSSPSAIDKKTSKENLFYVDKGVILTTACSIASDLQVEVSQAGSPPAPLDRTFSQTDEYFLVHSEGSIKEELSSGSELPYDASSYPSDEGNESRSNQITRCSELETRRSGQSGDIDNEAALHVMLETAVVEQVSSNSSWDSVAVEHVSINTSSSSSPPPMDQIPSATPDPNVLLNKKEEVDYVACNDSDALSHEASNHPFKAEVSSSNEGPYGASSHPGGDENESRANIIIQISEVETTKAGLSGGSEDPAALNLVSEPMVVEQVSSHSLPELEGGDSVACNDSDALSHEALTYPFEGEVSSGNEGPYGASSHPGGDENELRASRIIQTSEVETTKVGLSGSSEDSAALNLVLEPIIAEQVSSHSLPELDRGDSVACNDSDALSLEALTYPFKEEVSSGNEGPHGASSHPDGDENDSRASRIIQSSEVETTKAGLSGGIEDPAALNLVSKPMVVEQVSSHSLAELEGSDSVASNNSDALSHEALTYPFQGEVSSSNEGPYGASSHPGGDENESRANRFIQSSEVETTEAGFSGGSEDPAALNLVPEPMVVEQASSHLLPELEGEYSVARNDSDALSHEALTYPLEGEVSSGNEGPYGASSHHGGDENESRADRIIQSSEAETTEAGLSGGSDDLAALHLVPEPMVVEQVSSHSLPESAAVEKAPTDTFSSPYPSMDQVPLHISDPEIPVDEKKEILLPLMQEPIVKPPQGVHEESQTLFLMEKPSLNGEEPQEKSTILMNTTEETTIIPSKKEPVVFQNETEDKEKSKPSEIHET
- the LOC122071069 gene encoding uncharacterized protein LOC122071069 isoform X3 — protein: MIESFSCLNKSELPNSFGHPNVHKDKKKEKEEDDNSAETPPSLGVRRRHITDKTKSSGFRSHHAETSVDGIPQDWESGPSQPSHASLDGSYAVSECSMASNDGSFEMEDETERLEDGIQPLEWTEDDEKNLMDLGTSELERNRRLENLIARRRATKLLRLAAEKDLIDFDNNEFFQIPAITTKRNDPPLDISYNPIDASELPPIPCSAPPVLSSTRNPFDIPYDPHEEKPNLMEDSFQEEFMLVSQKDVQFCRHESFSLGPSSIGEPKKDIRDSKLTPFVVTEQITSESVLGGGYPSFTEGMNHERSDSVVSSAPEAKPLSFSVADLGDQEKFIEQDLSEGGKMISHTCFVPESVEQESQASNEVVNSNFESIEQEENREVRIIEIPRVEKEITHEMDSESTTSDSGEVYMKPEVPRKYEGLSSSPLKEEDDGAGSEKTFDNNKDAGLENPSCHVPEGTDYNQTEEPYYDSSPSAIDKKTSKENLFYVDKGVILTTACSIASDLQVEVSQAGSPPAPLDRTFSQTDEYFLVHSEGSIKEELSSGSELPYDASSYPSDEGNESRSNQITRCSELETRRSGQSGDIDNEAALHVMLETAVVEQVSSNSSWDSVAVEHVSINTSSSSSPPPMDQIPSATPDPNVLLNKKEEVDYVACNDSDALSHEASNHPFKAEVSSSNEGPYGASSHPGGDENESRANIIIQISEVETTKAGLSGGSEDPAALNLVSEPMVVEQVSSHSLPELEGGDSVACNDSDALSHEALTYPFEGEVSSGNEGPYGASSHPGGDENELRASRIIQTSEVETTKVGLSGSSEDSAALNLVLEPIIAEQVSSHSLPELDRGDSVACNDSDALSLEALTYPFKEEVSSGNEGPHGASSHPDGDENDSRASRIIQSSEVETTKAGLSGGIEDPAALNLVSKPMVVEQVSSHSLAELEGSDSVASNNSDALSHEALTYPFQGEVSSSNEGPYGASSHPGGDENESRANRFIQSSEVETTEAGFSGGSEDPAALNLVPEPMVVEQASSHLLPELEGEYSVARNDSDALSHEALTYPLEGEVSSGNEGPYGASSHHGGDENESRADRIIQSSEAETTEAGLSGGSDDLAALHLVPEPMVVEQVSSHSLPESAAVEKAPTDTFSSPYPSMDQVPLHISDPEIPVDEKKEILLPLMQEPIVKPPQGVHEESQTLFLMEKPSLNGEEPQEKSTILMNTTEETTIIPSKKEPVVFQNETEDKEKSKPSEIHET